The Antarcticibacterium flavum genome contains the following window.
ATCAAAGTTCTATTTTTTCTATTCCTATTCCCACTATAACTTATAATTTTAAATTTTAATGGGTACTCGAAACAAATATATAATTGGAATCCTTTTCATCATAGGTCTATTAACACATAGCTGTGTTGAGCCCTATGAATTTCAAAGTAAAACATTTGACAGTGCTGTGGTGGTAGAGGGAACTATTACTAATGAGGAAAAGCACCAGGAGATAATGATTTCCAGGACATATAATTTAGAAGAGGATGGCCCTGTACCATTAAGATATGCTGAAGTAAGCGTAAAAGATGATGCAGGTAGTGTTTTTCTTTTTGAAGAGAGAAGTCCTGGAAAATATCTTTCAATAACCCCATTTAAAGCCGAAGTTGGGCGCAGCTACCAGTTGGAATTTACTACAGATAGTGGGGAAATTTACGCATCAGATCCTGCGCAATTCTCCGGCACAACGATCATTGAAGAAGTGTATGCAAAGCCGGGTGAAAATATTGAGGGGGTTCCCGGTATTGAGATTCTGGTTGATAGCAGGGGTACCAATGGTAGTTCCGGTTATTACAGGTATGAATATGAAGAAACCTATAAGATTGTATCTCCTTTTTACAAAAGTTACGATATAATTCTTAATGACGGAAATGTAGATCTAATCCCTAAAACTAAGGAGGAATATACCTGTTTTAAAACAGACTTCTCTCGTAATATTGTTATAAGTAATACCAATATTCTAAATGAGGATAATGTACAGGGGGAATTGCTAAGATTTATACCTTATGATAATCCTGTGTTTGCACACAGGTATAGTATACTCGTGAAACAATATGGAATCTCCAGGGAAGCATTTTCATTTTATCAAAGCCTCAAAGACCTGTCTGAGTCTGAAAGTCTTTTTTCACAGATCCAGCCGGGTTATTTAGCAGGGAACATATATTCCCGTAGTAATCCGGAAGAGAATGTCCTTGGCTTTTTTAGCGTTTCATCTGTGACTGAAAAGAGAGTTTACTTCAATTATACAGATTATTACAGCCTCAGTGAGGGTCCGCGTCCTAGTTTTAGTTCATATTGTCCTTTAGTGACTGCCACCACAGAATCTGATCTGTTTGCAAATATCCGTAATGAATTTCTGCGGTTTTATGAAGATAAGGGAAATCATATGCTGCCTTACACCAATGATCCACAACGATATGAGTTTGTGCGTGCAGAGTGTGTGGACTGTACCCTGATAGGAAGTAATATAGTTCCTGAATTTTGGGAGGAATAATTTAAGAGAGCGAATGAAAAAATTATATATTACCCTGCTGCTTTGTCTAATGTTTACCACATTTGGTTACAGCCAGCAGGATCTTTCTGCACGAGACCGGCTTTTTGATAATAAGGAGGAGGTTTTTATACACTACAATTCTACATTCCTTGTCGCGGGGGAAAGCCTTCTGTATAAATTATATTCTGTAGATCCCAACTCCGGTAAACTTTCAAACCTTAGTTCCATAGGTTACCTGGAACTCACGAGCCAGGATGGGGAACAAATTTTTCTACACAAAGTTAGTCTTAAAGGTGGCGCTGGTTACGGAGATTTTCTTATACCTTCAACGGTCCCCTCTGGTGCATATAAGCTTTTAGGATACACCCGCTGGATGCAGAATGCCGGGAAAGGACATTTTTTTAGTGGAGATCTTGTCATTATCAATCCATATATGGAAGATCAAAGCAATGTTATTTGGTTAAATGATAGTGTTCCCGGATCAAATGTTACCACCTTGCTCCAGGATCCTTCAGGAGGAAATAGCATTCGTAAAAATAAAAAGTTTTGCCTGGAAGTAAACAATGATGTCTATGGTAGGAGGGAAAAAGTCACTATTAACTTAAGCAAGGTAGGCTCCGGCCCTGTAAGGGGAAATTTTTCAGTTTCAGTGAAAAAACTTGAAAACTTTTTAATACCACAGCCATTAACCGCTGAAAGTTTTCACAGTACGTTAGAGGATTCCAACTGGGAAAGAAATAAAAATTTGGTATTGCCGGACCTAAGAGGAGAAATATTATCTGGGAAGGTCATTGCCCGGGATAAAAATGTAGAGGCAGGTGGAAGGACTTTAATTGTTTCCCTACCCGGAAAACCATTCTTTGTAAGATTGGTCAAAACAGCTACAGATGGCTCCTTCAAGTTGAATCTGGATAAAATGGATTTTGGTTCCCGCGCTTTTTTCCAGGTTTTGGGAGATGATAGGGAACATTTCGAAATTATCCTGGATAACGCTCCTGCTGTTGAGAAGCAGGATATAAGATTCCAGGAAGTAAAGATAACGAACGGGATGGTGGAGCTTATTAGACAACGTAGTATTTACAACCAGGTAGAAAATAGCTATGTTTCAGTAAAACAGGATTCCATTGACAGCCAGGTGAAATCAATACCTTTTTACGGCTCCCTGCCGGAGATTTATAATCTTGATGAATTTACAAGGTTTCCTACCCTCCAGGAGACCTTTGTGGAAATAATCCAACTGGCAAGGGTGAGAAGGAACAGGCGTGGATCTTCACATTTTGAATTAACCGGGAGCGCCGGTTCCCAAAGTTTAAAACCTTTGCTCATAGTTGACGGCCTCATTCTCCAGGACCACGAGGATTTTATTCATTATGATGCCGGAAAAGTTAAAAGCATAGGCCTTCAAAGGGAGAAATATTACCTGGGACCCGAGGTTTTCAATGGATTAATGGTTGTAGAAACTATTAATGGAGATTTCTATGAATATATAAACCACAACTTTATAAAGACTAAGAGAATTGAGATCCTGCAACCTAAAAAAACCTATTACCAGCCAGTTTATGGTTTAAAGAAACAATTATATTCCAGGGTGCCAGATTATCGCTTACAACTTTTATGGTTGCCCCTGCTGGTTGTAGATGGAACTACTGCAGAAATTGAATTTTACACCTCAGATGTTCCCGGAAATTACGAGATCACTATTGAAGGTTTTACAGAAGATGGGGAAGCGGTCTCCTTGCAGAAGGTAATAGAGGTTCAATAGGATAGCATCTGGATTATTCCACAACAAAATCAAAATAAGTTTCCGGAAATGCTTCCGGTTTAAAAGTATAGTGCCACCATTCCTGGGGATAGGCCACAAAGCCGTGTTTTCTCATTATGCTTTTAAGGTATAGCCTGTTTTCTCTCTGGGCCGGAGTAATAAGAGAGGTGTCATGGTGTGAAAGGCTTCCAAAGAAATCATAGGGTGATCCCATGTCAATCTCCACTCCGGTATTGGCATCTATAATACTTAGATCTATCGTACTGCCCCTGGAATGGCCGGAACGGCTGGAAATATAGCCACGTTCAAACAATTCATCCTTAGGGATTTCAGGGTAAAACAACTGCTTTTTAAGGGTGTCCTCCGGCTGTTTTGCCCAGGAGATGAATTCATTCACAGCCCTTTGAGGCCTGTAGGCATCAAATATCTTGAGGCAATAGCCCCCTTTTTTCAATTCCTTCTGGACCCTCTTTAAGGCCAGGGCAGCAGGTTCTGCCAGGATTGCACGGTTACTTTTGTAGCCTTCTATAGGTTTCCCAATAAAATTATTATCTGAATAATACCGCATTTCCTCCAGCACATCTGGAATTACTTCTTTTACATAGACAAAACCTTTTGGTAAGGAGGTGGTTTGCCCGTAAGTGTTGATTGTGAATAGAATGCTGAATAAAAGAAATGAAAACCTCATTTTTTAAATTTATTCGGGAAGGTAAAAAAAAGAATTTTACTGATGCATCTCATATTTTAAAATATTATAATTCCTTAATTTAGAGCAATTTAAAGTAACAGGCTAATAACGTTATTATGGAACTAAAAGACAAAGTAGCAATTATTACAGGAGCTTCTTCCGGGATTGGAGAAAGAACAGCCCTTTTATTTGCTAAAGAAGGTGCGCAACTCGTGCTTACAGATATTGATACCGAAAAAGGAGAAAAACTTGTTGAAAGCATAAAAAATGAAGGCGGAAAAGCTGTTTTTCTCAAGGCAGATGTTTCACTCCCTGAAGCCTCTGAAGAGACCGTTAAACTGGCTATAAAGACATTTGGCAAACTTGATATTGCTGTTAATAACGCAGGGATTAGTGGTGCAGCTGCGCCTGTGGGTGAATATGATCCACAGGAATGGGATAAGGTGGTTAGGATCAACCTGTCCGGGGTGTTCTATGGAATGAGGTACCAAATCCCTGCAATGCTGGAAAACGGTGGAGGATCTATCATTAATGTTGCTTCTATACTTGGAAGCGTGGGATTTGCGTATAGCGCCGCATACGTGGCTGCAAAACACGGGGTCCTGGGGTTGACCAAAACAGCGGCTTTGGAATACTCAGCTAAAGGGATCAGGGTGAATTCTACGGGCCCTGCATTCATCAAAACCCCTATGATCCAGGATCTTGATAAGGATGTTTTGGAGCAGGTTGTGGCCAAGCATGCCATAGGAAGACTGGGGAAAGCAGACGAAGTTGCACAATTGCACTTGTGGCTGGCTTCCCAAAGATCCTCTTTTGCCACAGGGGCTTACTATCCAATAGATGGGGGTATCTTGCACAATAAGCTGCTGCAACCTTTTGTTTTTGTGGTAGCATCTATTTCAAAGCTCCTTCAGTACGGCTGCGTATAAATTTTATCTCATGGAAAAGTATATCCAATTTGAAGAGGTGGTTTTGATTCTGGATTAGATTCGGAAATTTTAAAAGTTCCTGGTAGAGGTAGTGGCTTTTACTAAAGCACCAGGATTTAAGTAAAGATTTTTTTTGACCCGTGGAAAAGACCTTTTTGATGGTTGACAGGGTTTTCAGGTATTGTAATTTTATAAACACCTTAAGATTTTAAAGGAAGACCCGGAGGAAAAAATCAATATATTAGTGGCCTAATTTATTCAGTACCCAGAGGGTACAATGCAGAGGTCACCATTTCATGAAAAAAAAATCCCGGAAGTCTCCTTATTTGGAGAATGAAAATCAAGAAGCCAAACTTTTTGCAAACTCTTTGGTTTCCCCGCTTCGGGAGCCCGTATTGGTTTTAAATCAAAATCTTGAAGTACTTGCTGCTTCACAACCCTTTTTCACCACCTTTAAAATAACACAAGGAGAAATAGAGGGAGAAACTATTTACTCCCTGCAGGAGGGAAATTTGGACCGGGACAAGGTTCGGCACTTATTTGAAAGTGAGTTGGCTCAGGAAAAGGAGGTAAAAGATCTACACATAACCTTGAAATTCCGGAATTCTGGCCAAATCCCTGTTTCCATGAACGCCAGGGTTTTCAATTGGCAAAACCGGGAAATGACCATTCTAAGTATTAGTCCGGATAAACCATTAGCTACTAAAAAAGGTGCCTTAAGAACCCAAATAAGTGAAATCTTATCCAACGCACCGGCTATGATATGTCTGCTAAAAGGGCCTGAACATGTTTTTGAAGTTGCCAATGATAAATATATTGAGTTCATTGGAAGAAGGGATATCATTGGAAAGTCTGTCCGCAAAGTATTACCAGAGGCAGAGAGCCAGGGTTTTTTTGATTTATTGGACCAGGTTTATACAACAGGGGAGGCATTTGTTGGAAACCAGGTTCCCATTCAACTTAGTGATGAACACTTTGGTAAAAAGAATTCCTTTCTAAATTTTGTGTATCAGCCAACTTTTAATGCAAAAAGGGAGGTGGATGGAGTGTTTGTTCATGTAGTTGATGCTACAGAACAGGTGCTTTCGCGAAAAAAGATTGAAGAAAGCGAAACAGAGCTGCGACAGTTAATTAATACTGTACCTGCGATGATATGGATAACCAATAAGGATGGCTACAGCATTTTTCTTAATAAAAACTGGTATAACTATACCGGTCAAAAAGCACAGGAAGCGCAGGGTTATGGCTGGGTAGAAGCTATACATCCAGATGATAAGAAACAGGCAAAAGATGCCTTCCTGGAAGCTAATAATAGCAGGAAACCATATACCGCCACCTTTAGATTGCGAAATACCTCCGGAGAGTACCGTTGGGTTATTGACAATGGAATGCCACAGTACAACAAGAACGGGGATTACGAAGGGATGGTAGGTACAGTGGTAGATGTTCACGAAGAAAAGGTAAAGGAACAGCTTATAAGAGAGAAAGAACACCGTATACGTTCTATGGTAGAAGAGGCAGATGTTCCTACCGCGGTTTACACAGGCCGGGATATGAGAATTGAACTGGCCAATGAAGCAATGATAAAAGTTTGGGGGAAAGATGCTTCTATAATTGGAATGACATTAAAGGAGGCATTGCCGGAGCTGGAGGGCCAGCCTTTTCATGAGCTGCTGGATGATGTCTTTTCCACCGGTAAAACATATTGGGGAAAGGAGGATAAGGTTGATCTTGTCATAGACGGGAATTTGAAAACAGGGTTTTTTAATTTCACCTACAAACCTTTAAAAAATGAAGATGGGGAGATATATGGGATCCTTAATATGGCCATTGATGTTACAGAGATGGTTGAATCAAGAAACCTGCTTAAAGAAAGTGAAGCCTACTTTCGCCAAATGACAGATCTTATCCCAGAAAAATTTTGTACCACAAATCCTGAAGGGGATTTTATCTATTGCAACAAACACTGGCTGGATTATACCGGGCTAAGCTTTAAAGAATTAAAGAAAAACGGATGGTCCAGCCTGGTGCACCCTGAAGAAAAGAAACTCTTTGATCAAAACTGGGAAAGATCTCTTAACACAGGAGAAAGTTTTGAAATGGAAGTGCGGTATAAGAATAAGGATGGTAAATACAAATGGCACTTAAGAAGAGCTGAGGCTGTTAAGGATGAAGGCGGAAAAATAAAACTTTGGATAGGGACAAATACAGAGATCCATAGGTTAAAAGAGGAGGAAAAGAGAAAAGAGTCCTTTTTAAAGATGGTGAGTCACGAGTTAAAGACCCCTGTCACTTCCATAAAGGGCTATGTACAATTACTATTAAACCTGTTACAAAGAGAGGAAGATGGCAATACCGTCCCCCTACCCTTAAAACCGTCCCTGGAAAGGATAGATCATCAAATTCTAAGATTAACCCGTCTAATTTCTGAAATGCTGGATCTCTCCAGGATCGAGGAAAACAAACTGGAATTGCAAAAAAGTTTCTTTAGCATCAATGATTTGGTGGCTGAAACCGTGCAGGACATTCATTATACCAATACGCAGCACAGAGTGGAGGTCACTCACCAGCACAGGTGCAGTGTATATGCAGATAAAGACCGGATTGGACAGGTACTTATAAACTTTATTACCAATGCAATTAAATATTCTCCGGAAAGCAGGGAGGTGAATGTTCTTATTAACAGTACAGAGGACAATAAAGTAGCCGTAAGCGTAAAGGATCGGGGAATTGGGATAGATAAAGCAAACCATAAGAATATTTTCAAACGGTTCTACCGGGTGGGAGTGGAGAGTGAGGAAACTTATTCAGGTTTCGGAATTGGTTTGTATCTTGCAAAAGAAATAATTCAAAGGCATAATGGCTCAATAAAGGTGAAGAGTAAAATAGGGGAAGGCTCTGAATTCACATTTATTCTTTCTGAAGTTTCACAAAATTAATTACTTTTTAAATGGATGATAAAACAAAAATACTTGTTGTAGATGATGACTCCGGCATTGGGGAAATGCTGAAAACCCTCCTTGAGTTCTACGGATTTGATGTCACAGTTACCGAAAAGCCCGATGAGGCAGAAGATCTCATTCAGGAAAAGGGAGTTGATCTTGTCATGTTGGATATGTTAATCTCCGGCGTTAATGGTACAGATGTTTGTATGGGGATTAGAGAGAATGAAAAGACCAAAGATGTGCCGGTGCTTATGATGTCTGCCCTGCACGATGCCGGCCCAAAATGCAAAGCAGCCGGAGCAGATGATTTCATGGCAAAACCCTTCGAGATGGAAGATCTTATAAAAAAGATCAACCATATCCTGGAAAAAAAGGATGCATCCTGAGAAAAGGTGAATTCAAATACTGAAGAGCTACCTGTGGGTGGCTTTTTACTTTTTAGAGCACCCCGTTTAGCAACTTCTTTGTTATCTTGGGCTTCTAAATAACTTTATATAATGATAAAAAAATTAAGCACGCTTGGATTGCTTGCTTTTGCTGTAATGGGATGTCAAACCCAGGGCAAAGTGGCAGGTAATACAGGTA
Protein-coding sequences here:
- a CDS encoding SDR family NAD(P)-dependent oxidoreductase codes for the protein MELKDKVAIITGASSGIGERTALLFAKEGAQLVLTDIDTEKGEKLVESIKNEGGKAVFLKADVSLPEASEETVKLAIKTFGKLDIAVNNAGISGAAAPVGEYDPQEWDKVVRINLSGVFYGMRYQIPAMLENGGGSIINVASILGSVGFAYSAAYVAAKHGVLGLTKTAALEYSAKGIRVNSTGPAFIKTPMIQDLDKDVLEQVVAKHAIGRLGKADEVAQLHLWLASQRSSFATGAYYPIDGGILHNKLLQPFVFVVASISKLLQYGCV
- a CDS encoding M15 family metallopeptidase, with the translated sequence MRFSFLLFSILFTINTYGQTTSLPKGFVYVKEVIPDVLEEMRYYSDNNFIGKPIEGYKSNRAILAEPAALALKRVQKELKKGGYCLKIFDAYRPQRAVNEFISWAKQPEDTLKKQLFYPEIPKDELFERGYISSRSGHSRGSTIDLSIIDANTGVEIDMGSPYDFFGSLSHHDTSLITPAQRENRLYLKSIMRKHGFVAYPQEWWHYTFKPEAFPETYFDFVVE
- a CDS encoding PAS domain-containing sensor histidine kinase codes for the protein MKKKSRKSPYLENENQEAKLFANSLVSPLREPVLVLNQNLEVLAASQPFFTTFKITQGEIEGETIYSLQEGNLDRDKVRHLFESELAQEKEVKDLHITLKFRNSGQIPVSMNARVFNWQNREMTILSISPDKPLATKKGALRTQISEILSNAPAMICLLKGPEHVFEVANDKYIEFIGRRDIIGKSVRKVLPEAESQGFFDLLDQVYTTGEAFVGNQVPIQLSDEHFGKKNSFLNFVYQPTFNAKREVDGVFVHVVDATEQVLSRKKIEESETELRQLINTVPAMIWITNKDGYSIFLNKNWYNYTGQKAQEAQGYGWVEAIHPDDKKQAKDAFLEANNSRKPYTATFRLRNTSGEYRWVIDNGMPQYNKNGDYEGMVGTVVDVHEEKVKEQLIREKEHRIRSMVEEADVPTAVYTGRDMRIELANEAMIKVWGKDASIIGMTLKEALPELEGQPFHELLDDVFSTGKTYWGKEDKVDLVIDGNLKTGFFNFTYKPLKNEDGEIYGILNMAIDVTEMVESRNLLKESEAYFRQMTDLIPEKFCTTNPEGDFIYCNKHWLDYTGLSFKELKKNGWSSLVHPEEKKLFDQNWERSLNTGESFEMEVRYKNKDGKYKWHLRRAEAVKDEGGKIKLWIGTNTEIHRLKEEEKRKESFLKMVSHELKTPVTSIKGYVQLLLNLLQREEDGNTVPLPLKPSLERIDHQILRLTRLISEMLDLSRIEENKLELQKSFFSINDLVAETVQDIHYTNTQHRVEVTHQHRCSVYADKDRIGQVLINFITNAIKYSPESREVNVLINSTEDNKVAVSVKDRGIGIDKANHKNIFKRFYRVGVESEETYSGFGIGLYLAKEIIQRHNGSIKVKSKIGEGSEFTFILSEVSQN
- a CDS encoding response regulator, whose protein sequence is MDDKTKILVVDDDSGIGEMLKTLLEFYGFDVTVTEKPDEAEDLIQEKGVDLVMLDMLISGVNGTDVCMGIRENEKTKDVPVLMMSALHDAGPKCKAAGADDFMAKPFEMEDLIKKINHILEKKDAS
- a CDS encoding DUF4249 domain-containing protein, whose protein sequence is MGTRNKYIIGILFIIGLLTHSCVEPYEFQSKTFDSAVVVEGTITNEEKHQEIMISRTYNLEEDGPVPLRYAEVSVKDDAGSVFLFEERSPGKYLSITPFKAEVGRSYQLEFTTDSGEIYASDPAQFSGTTIIEEVYAKPGENIEGVPGIEILVDSRGTNGSSGYYRYEYEETYKIVSPFYKSYDIILNDGNVDLIPKTKEEYTCFKTDFSRNIVISNTNILNEDNVQGELLRFIPYDNPVFAHRYSILVKQYGISREAFSFYQSLKDLSESESLFSQIQPGYLAGNIYSRSNPEENVLGFFSVSSVTEKRVYFNYTDYYSLSEGPRPSFSSYCPLVTATTESDLFANIRNEFLRFYEDKGNHMLPYTNDPQRYEFVRAECVDCTLIGSNIVPEFWEE